TCCAGGCTGTCGGCGTTGAGCTCTTCCTTCTGCGTGGCCAGTGTTGTGAGGATGCTGGTGATGAAGTGGTCGAAATACTGGAGTCCAAAGGTGCGGGCGACCAGATGCCTCAGAAAGCTCTCCGAAATCCTCTGAAGCCGGATGGAAAAACTCTCTCCGCGTCCTTCCCGCCGGTAACGGGGAATGAACCGTTCCCGCCGGCTCAACTGTTCCACCACCTGCTGAAGGTTGTCGGCATGAACCGCGTTGTAATTCGTCTGAATGATCTGCTTGATGGCTTCGGAAAACCCTCGAAAGATGTCCATGTACTGGCTATGGGAAAACCGACGGATTTCCAGGGCGCGCTGAAACAGGTCTTCCTGTCGTTCCAACCGCCTCGACGTGATTCCGTCGATATCCAACGCCTTGATGAAAAGCGGCAGCACCCGGGCGATCCGGAAAAACGTCGCCCGAGTGATGAAACTCAGGTTGAAGGAGAAGATGATTTCTTCGAAAAGCAGGTTGGCCAGGTTTTCCAGTCGGAAGGTAAGCCCCAGGGCATCGAACTTACGCTCGTTGTAGGATCCGTACATGGACGGGATATCCACGGCGATGTGGCGCTTGTGGTAGATGTTTTCCACGATGTGCATTTCGCTCGGCACGAGGATGATTTCCTTGAGCGCCAGCAGGTAGTCGAGGATGGCTTCCAGCTTCGGCAGGGGATCTTCGGCTTCCAGGGCCTCCAGGAGCGGCGCCGGATCCGGGAGCCCCAGTTGGACGGCGCGTTTCAAGTGTACCTGGATGTCTTTGAAGCTCAGGGCGTACTTTTCGTGGAGCAGTTGGTAAAAACGGATCATAAGGGCGGCCCGCCGGCGTTCCCGGTCCGAAATATCCGGCACCTCGGCGATCATTTCATCCAGATCCCCTTCCGGAATGTCCAGCAGATCCTCGACTCGGTTGATGGTCTTCTTGCTGAAAAGGTGCTGAAAAATCCGATGGATCTCGTCCACGTAAGGACCGGACGTGGAAACCTCCCGGAGGACTTCCTCGGGCACGTACCGGGCGAGCGGCTCCTTGTCCAGGGTGAGCCAGAAGTTGAGGATGGCTTCCATGAACAAGACAATCAGGTTATTGCTCTCCACATGGCTCTGTTTGCGAAGGAAATGGATGAGCTGGTCGCCGCGGCCCGTCAGTTCATCGACATCGGTGGAGACGGCTCGAAGCTGCCCCTCCGCACCGATTTCGTTGAAATAGACCGGGAAGAGCTTGGAGAGCTGCTTGACCAGGTTATAGATGGGTTGTATGGGCGCATGGAGGAGCCGGCTCACGTCCTTCTGGAAAAGGTCCGTGTCCCGGATGCAGATGCCGCCCAGGGAAAGATTCACGATCAAGGCCGAAAGAAGCGACCGTGTCTTCTTGGGATTCTTTTTGATCAATTCAAGCCAGATGCGAATGTTGGCAATGTGCGCCGGGTTGACCTGGACCTGCCAGTGGCGGCTGACGCCTCCCAGTTCCGGCGTTTGAAAGCCCATGGCGATGATCCGCTTTACAAACGCGTCAATGAGGGGGCCGTGCTGGCTGTCGAGGATCTCGAGCCCGATGGTGCGGATGCATTGGAGTGCGGCTTCCGGGTAGTTCAGGAGGCAGCCGGCCAGCGCGTCGTAGACCCGTTCCAGGCGGTCCTGGAGGCTCTCGATGGATTCGTTGCGCATCCACCGGACCATGTCGAAGTTGATTTCTCTGAGCGTTTCTTCGTGAATACTTTCGAGCCCCTTGGTTTCAAGGATCTTAAGGCGTGCAAGCATGCTCAGGTGCTCGGAATTCTTGCCCAGTTCCAGGCCTTTGAGCTTATCGGGGAGATGGTGAAAGACCAGCACGACGTCCCGGAAATCGGGGATCGTAAGCATCTGCGCCACCGCCTTTCGATGGTCGGTTTCCTGGGCCAGCCGTTCCAGTGTTTCCAGTTGCCGGCGGTGGGAGCCGTGGGTGAGGGAGGCGAACAAGTCCCGGAAGGAAGGGGAGACGGGGGCGCCGTCCATCTGCTTGAGGATCCATTCCAGGGGATCTTCGCGTTGGAGCCAGAACAGATGGGTTTCGCGGAGAACCCGGTTCATGAGGCTGCGGAATTCGCGGAAGTCTTCGGGTTCCGTCCAGAGTTCCAGGAGGGCCCGGCCCAGTTTTTTCGGCTGGTAGTAGCTTCGGGTCAGGCACTCGAAGGCCCGAGGGGGGAGGGCCGAAGCGGCCGCGAACAAGGCCCGCGGTATCCCTCGGTGGCAGGTGTCCAGCCGGACGGGATCATCCAGGACCCAGTCGAGGGCAAAGCCTTCGGGGGCGGCGGCGGCGAAGAGCCCGGGGGCTTCTTCCACGATCTTCAGCCACAAGGCCAGAAGGCAGTCCGCGGCGCGCGATCGAACGTCGGTCTGTTCCGAACTTTCGAGGGCCTCCAGGAAGATGCGGGAAAGCAGAGCGAAGATCCGCCCGTTGTGCGGATGGACCGTGTAAAGACGGAAGTTGGAAGTGGCGTAGCGCCAGGCTTCCTGCACCACGAAGTGCCAGTTGCGGTACCGGTGATGATACTCGACCAGCAGCTCCCCCGCCTGTCGTTCCTTGCCCGCATAGCCTCGCACGGCTTCTTCCAGAACCGTGAACACCGGTTCCACCACCACCGGCACGTTGGTGAGCCGCATGTTCTTGTTCCATGCGTCCGACTGGATTTCCTTTACGGATGTCGCAAACTCCATGAAACACCTTCCGTTGGATCCGGGTCGCTTCCGGCGAACCACCTGGATCGCCATGCGCGGTCCATTTCCAGTTCCATCAGCACGGCGGCTTCCCGGCCGACGCCGTAATAGCCGGGTCGAATCCCTGCGGGACGGAAGCCCACGCTTTCGTAGAGACGCCGGGCCGCTGTGTTGCCCCGACGCACCTCGAGCAGCGCAAGGCGGGCCTTGTTTCGGCAGGCGATCTTCAAGGCCTCCAGAAGGAGCGACCGCCCAACGCCCCGGCGCCGCTCGCCAGGTGCCACCGCCAGGTTGAAGATCTGCACTTCGTCGGCCACCATCCAGAAACAGATGTAGCCCGCCACCTCCGTCGCCTGTTTCAGTGCCACAAGCAACCGTGAATGGGGCCTTTCGAATTCCTCCCTGAAAAATCGTTCATCCCAAGGCTCCACATGGCTGGCCTTTTCGATTTCCAGGACTTCCGGAAGGTCACCGAGACCCATTTCGGCGATGCGGATCGGAGGGGACGCCCCGCTGAAGCCCGTCATCACGCCCTCGCGACCGGTTTAGCCAGCACTTCGCCGGCAAGCGTAATGTGGCGCCGGCCGTAATCCCTCAGAGTCTCGGCCACTTTCCTGAGGGATCCGTCGCCGCGGCAGGCGGCGAACTTGATGAGCATGGGAAGATTCACGCCGCAAAGGATCTCCACGTTGGGGCCGAGCAAAGAGAAGCTCACGTTCGCCGGAGTGCCGCCGAAAAGATCCGTCAGGATCAGGACCCCTTTGCCGGAATCCACCGCCTTGACGGCATCCGAAAGTTCGGCGCCCATGGCTTCCAGCGACTTGCGCGGATCCATGGAAACGGCCCGCATCCCCTCAAGATGCCCCAGAATCAGCTCAACCGCGCACAACATTTCTTCCGCCACCCCGCAGTGGGATACCACGACGAGCCCGATCATCTTGGGTTGGTCTCCTTCGACCCGCGGCCGCAAGAGGGCGACCCGGGCGATGCGTCTCACTCCAAGAGAATATCACGATGGAATAATACAACATAATAACCCTTCGTCCGCAACTTGTCAGCCACCTGCTCGGCGATCACCACCGACCGATGCTTACCTCCGGTGCACCCGATGGCGATGGTCAAAAACCGCTTTCCTTCGTTGATGTATTGCGGAAGAAGCTTGAACAGTAGGCCCGTGTACTCCCTCACGAAGCCTTCGGCTTCCGGCCACCGCAGGACCCAGTCGCGCACCTGCCGAGTCCTCCCGTCCAGGGAGCGCAGATCCTCCACGAAGTAAGGGTTTGGAAGAAATCGCACGTCCATCACTAGATCGGCTTCATAAGGGATCCCGTATTTGAAACCGAAGGAAAGCACCTGGACGCTCAGCCGCTCCTTGTCGTTCAGAAGCGAATACGTCCGCGTGATCAACGCTTTCAATTGATGGACCGAAAGATTGGTGGTGTCCACGATCCGGTCGGCCCGTGACCGCAGCGCCGTCAGTTCCCTCCGTTCGCCGGCGATGGCGTCGCGAAGGTGCGTGTCGGCCGAGGCCATGGGATGAAGGCGCCGAGTTTGACTGAACCGCCGTTGGAGCGATTCGTCCGAGGCTTCCAGAAAGATGATTTCCAGGGAGTAGCCGGACCTTTCCATGGACTCAAAGATCGGTTCGTAGTCCCTGAGAAACGATCGGCCCCGGATGTCGATACCCAGGGCCACCCGATTGATGGTGGGCATGTCTTTTTCGCAAAGCGATAGAAACTGGGGCAGCAGGGGCACGGGCAGGTTGTCGATGCAGAAATAGCCAATATCTTCAAAAGCTTTGATGGCGGTACTCTTTCCCGACCCGGAAAGCCCCGTGACCACGACCACGTGAATCTTCCGATTTTCCATGGAAGCCTGTCCTCTCTCCCTCGACGGTTGGCGGCGCTACGGGGATGCAGCCGCACGGCTGCGCGAAAAGGCATGGGCTTGGCGGATTGAGGGGATTCGAAGTGGAGGCCGAAAGGGAGGTGACGGGGAGAAACAGCCTTTCGCCTCACGAGGCCCACCGTCCGGCCGTCGAGTTCGGAGCGGCGACCGCCGGCCGCCCCGCGCGTCGACGTTCCGGGTTTTTCTTCTAGAAATCGTCGTCTTCCTGCTTGATGATCGAATAGATCTCTTCGCGGGACGCGGCTCCACTCAGCCGTTTTCGGACGGTGTTGTTCTTCAGCAGTCGGGCGATCTTCGCCAGCGCCCGCAGGTGGATTCCGGCGCAGCTTTCGGGTGCGACCAGCAGGAAGAAGAGATGTGCCGGCTTACCGTCCATGGACTCGAAGTCGACGCCCCGCGAGGACCTGCCGAAAGAAAGAGCCAGGTGATCCAGGTTTTCGATCTTTCCGTGAGGGATGGCGATGCCTTCGCCGATCCCCGTGCTTCCCAGCCGTTCGCGCTCCAACAGCACTTCGATCAGGCGTTCCCGATCCAGATGAGGCTTATAATGCAGCAGGGCACCGGTCAGTTCCTCGAGGACTTCCCGCTTGGTCGTTCCTTTGAGCTCCGCTATGATCGCTTCCATGGGGAGAATGTCCAGTATCTTCATCAATCGTTCTGATTCCTCCTGGCCGGTTGATCCTTCGCCGCAGGCAGGGGCCCGCAGCCGGGCCGGACCGTCTTCGTGCGGCCGGTCCGCCGTTCATTGTATGGGTTCGATGAGCCCGAAGTTGCCGTCGTTTCGTTTGTAAAGAACGTTGACGCGGTTCGTGTGGCGGTTCGTGAAGACGAGGAACCCGCCGTTGGAAAGGTTTAGCTGCATCACCGCTTCGTCCAGGTCCATGGGCTTGGCGTGGATCTGTTCCGTTTTCACCACCTGGGGCCCGCGTTCCTCATCCTCTTCGGCCCATTCGAGCACTTCCGAGGCCGCCTGCAGGTTCTTTTCCCCCGCCGGCGGTTTCCGCTTCCTGAGCTTGTCCTTGTATTTCTTGATTTGGGATTCAATGTTATCCGAAACCATATCTATAGCGGAATACATGTCTTCGGTCTCTTCCACGCCGTTGATGCGAATACCGTTGGCGTCGATGGTCGCTTCCGCAATATGCCGGAACTTTTCCACCTTCAGCACGATATTGGCTTCAATGGGTTCGTCCACGTACTTCTTGACCCGGGAAATCTTCTCTTCAGCGTAGTCCTTCAGGGCGGGAGAAGGTTCTATATTACGAAAAGTGACGTTGATCTGCATTTACGTTTCCCTCCACTCTATGGCACCACTCGGAAACCAGGGCTCGACGCACTAGCCGCCGTTTTCTCCCCACAACAACTGCTTCCTTTTGTGAGACGGAAGGATACCAAGCATTTCCCGGTACTTGGCCACTGTCCGCCGGGCGATCCGGATATTGTCCCTCTTCAACAGGTCGACGATTTCCTGGTCGCTGTAAGGCTTTCCCGGATCCTCTTCGCGCACGATCCGGCGTATCTGCTCCTTCACGCTTTCGGACGCCACCGCGTCTCCCACGACGCTGTTTATGGAACTGTTGAAGAAATATTTCAACTCAAAAATCCCCTGAGGGGTATGCATATACTTATTGGTTGTCACTCGACTGATGGTCGACTCGTGCATCCCCACATCTTCGGCCACGTCCCGAAGGACCATGGGTTTGAGGTGAGAGACGCCCCTTTCTAGGAAATCGCGTTGGAAATTGACGATGCTTTGGGCGACCTTGTAAAGTGTTCTCTGGCGCTGGTGGATACTCTTGATCAGCCAGGCGGCGGAACGCAGCTTGGACTGGATGTACTCCTTCGTGTCTCCTGAAACGTCGGAATTCCGGCCCAAGGCTTCCTTGTAGTAGGGGTTCACCTTGAGCTTGGGCATGCCGTCTTCGTTCAGAAGGACCACGAATTCGTCGTCCACTCTGATCACGAAAACGTCCGGGCTGATGTACTGGACGTCGTCTTCCGTGTAGGCGCTCCCGGGTCTGGGGTCCATCCCGAGAATGATGTCCACGGCTTCCTTGACTTCTTCCTGCGATTTCTTGAGCGCCCGGACCAGTCCCTGGTAATTGCGGTTTTCGAGGAAATGGAGGTGGTTTTCGATGATGTCGATCACAAGGCCGTTGGGAAGGGGCAGGTTATGAGCCTGGATGAGCAGGCATTCGCGCAAATCGCGGGCCGCCACCCCGGGGGGGTCGAAGGTCTGGACCTTGCGCAGAACCTTTTCCACCTGCTCCGGGGTCACCGCCGTCATTTCGGCGATTTCTTCGATGGTGGCCACCAGGTAGCCGTCCCGATTGAGGTTGCCGATGACGGCGGCTCCAATTTCCTTTTCGTCGTCGTCCAGGCCGGAAAGGCGCAGCTGCCAGATCAGGTGGTCTTCCAGGGAAGGTTTGTGGGTGAGGCGCTGTTCGTAGGAAGGGTAGTCCTGACCCGGGTCCCGTTCAACCAGAACCGGTGTGCTGGTATTGTATTCCTCCAGGTAGGCTTCCCAGTCGAAATCTTCACGGACCTTCTCGGTGATTTCCACTTCGGCGTACGTTTCCTGAGCCGGTTCGGCCTCGATTTCCCCCTCTTCCCGTTCCGCGGTCTCCTCCTGGCCATCTTCCAGGACCGGGTTGGTTTCCAGTTCTTCGCGAATGGTTTCCACCAATTCGAGGCGTGACAGTTGGAGCAGCTTGATGGCCTGTTGCAACTGAGGCGTGATGATCAGTTGCTGGGAAAGCTTCATTTGCTGTTTGAGTTCCAGTGCCATGATGCTTCTCGCCTTACAGGGAGAATCCCTGCCCCAAGTAGGTCTCGCGGGCCCGTTCGCTTCGAGCGATCATCTCGGGAACTCCCTCCTCCAGGATGCGGCCTTCGTGCATGATGTAGGCCCGGTCGCATACCTTGAGGGTTTCCCGGACGTTGTGGTCCGAAATGAGAACCCCGATACCCCGGTCCTTCAGGGAACGGATGAGCCCCTGAATCTCGGCCACGGCGATGGGATCGATTCCCGCAAACGGTTCGTCGAGCAGAATGAAGCTGGGTTCCGTAACCAGTGCCCGGCTGATTTCGAGCCGTCGCCGTTCGCCCCCCGACAGCCGTTCCGCCTTGTTTCGGGCCAGGTGCGAGATATTGAGATCCGCCAGGAGCGCCTTGAGTCTTTCTCTGCGCTCCGCGCGTCCCAGATCCAGGGTTTCGAGGATCGCCATGACGTTTTCTTCCACGGTGAGCTTCCGGAAAACGGAAGGCTCCTGGGGCAGGTAGGCGATGCCCTTTCGAGCCCTAAGATACATGGGGTCGTTTCCGATGTTCTCGCCGTCCAGGTGAACGGTTCCCGCATCCGGGCGGATGATTCCGACCACCATGTAAAAGGTCGTGGATTTTCCGGCACCGTTCGGTCCCAGGAGCCCCACGATTTCTCCCTGTTCCAGATCCAGGTTCACGTGGTCCACCACGCAGCGTCCGCCGTAGTTCTTCACGAGTTCCCGAATCCGGAGCGACCTCGAAGCGCAACCCATCCGCTCAATCCTCCGACCTTTTGGGGTGGAGCACCGCCTGCACCGGCTGGTCGGAAGTTCCCTCCACCACGCTTCGTTCCTCTTCCAGGTAGAGCGTGATGAGGCGCCCTTGGACAGTGTTCTTACCCTGCATCAGCCGCGGGTTTCCCGACAACATGATTTTCTGTTCCTTCTGGAAGAACACCGCTTTCTCCGCTCGGGCGACCTTGTCCTCGCGGGTGATCGTCACCTCGCCTTCCACCTCGATGCGCTCCACCTCTTCCATCATCTGGTTTTCAGCAAGGTCGGCGCCTTCCTTTGCGTACACCGTGAGCCGCTTTCCCGTGATCACCAAGTCGTCCTGTTTGACCACCACGTGGCCTTCGAATCGGATGGTATTGGAACGCTGGTCCACCACCATGCGATCGCTCGCCACATGGAGCGGCGACCCGCCGGCCAGGGCCTTGACTTCCGGCCCTTTGGGTGTTTCAGCGGCGGCCGCTGGATTCACCGAGCCGGTCTGAACGACGGCGGTCCAAAGAAGCCCGGCTGCGATCGCCGCAGCCCAGGTGAAAATCCTAGAATGTCGTTTCATCGCGTCCCCAACCACCGTCCTGCCTTGGTTCTGTTCTACGGCCGCCGAAAGCTCACGCCGGTGAAAACCGCCTGGACCGACCCTTCCATCACCGCCTGTTCCGCTGCAAGGAAGTAGGTCCAGCGGTTCCCCTCCAGCTCCATGTCCGGACCGGTTATCCGGGTGAAGGCCTCCGAATGGATGACGCCGTCTCCGTGGCGGTAGTGGGCGCTTTCCGTGACCAACTCGTAGCTCCGGTCACCCCGGGCCAGCCGGGCCCTCACGTCGCCCCAAAGGTCGATATCCTTGGTGCCGGCGTGAAGGCGCCCTTCCCGGCTTTCCAGAACGATGGGTTCACCCTCCTTCGTATATAGGATCAGGTGGACGTTGGAAAGGAGCGTCTTCTGGCTCTCGCTGTCGTAACGAGCCTCCGACGCCTTCAGTTTCCAGAGTCTGCGCCCTTCGCGCACCTCCGTGTATTCCATGTCCGTGAGTTTCATCTCCGAATCCGAAACATCGTCCTGCACGATCGCCGCGCGGTTGCTGCGCCGGCTTTCTCCTTTCCAGAAACCGAAAACCAGTGCGCCCACAAGCACCAGCGCCGCTACCGCGGTGAGACCGTGAAACAACCTGCCGCGAATTCCCATATTCCGTCAAGACCCGGTCATCTTCAGAAATTGCAAACGGTTAGACTCTAACACGCGCCTCGGCGGAGTGTAAAGCCATATGACACCTAAGACTCCATCCCGGGACCCGGTCGAGAAGAACCGGCGCACGGCGGGTGTTTCCGTCCGGCGGCGGAGGGAAACGTCAGACCTCGGAAGGGAAATCATCGTGAAAGTATCGACGGGTCACCGATTCCCAGAGTCCCTGCGAGTGGAGGAGCAGTTCGCAGACTTCCCGGCAGGCTCCTCGGCCTCCGGCGGCCCGGGTGATGTAATGGGCGTAGGGACGCACGTGGGGGCTGGCGTTGGGGACCGTAACGGCGAAGCCGACCCGCCGCATCACGGGAATGTCGATCAGGTCGTCGCCCATGTAACCCACTTGGGCGTCCCGGAGGCCGAGTTCTTCCTTGATCTCCGCGTAGGCGCCCGCCTTGTGCTGGATGTTCTGAAACACGCGACGGATTCCCAGTCCTTCCGCACGCCGGGCCACGGCTCCGCAGTAGCGGCCCGACATGAAGGCGACTTCCAGACCCGCACGCAGCAGCAGTTTGATGCCGTGGCCGTCTTGGACGTCGTAGGCTTTCAGTTCCGAACCGTCGTCGTGGTAGATGATCCGACCGTCGGTCAAGACCCCGTCCACGTCGAAAATCATGAGCCGCACGGCGATGGCTTTCCGGCGGACGGTTTCGTCCGGGACGGCGGATGTCCGAGGTTCAGCAGCCGGCATGAGGCATCCTCCCGGATTTCAGGGGTCGGCGAAGGCGGCGGATTCGCCTCTTACGCAACGGCGCCGGGCGGTCCGGTAGAGTTCCACGAGCACGGCGAGCAGTTCTCCGGCGTCCGGGAGCGACAGTGAGTTGGGGCCGTCGCAGAGGGCGCGGTCGGGGTCTTCGTGGACTTCGAAGAAGACGCCGTCGGCGCCGGCCGCCACGGCCGCACAGGCGAGCGGCCGCACGAAGTCGCGCTGACCTCCCGAAGACCGCCCCAGCCCCCCCGGAAGCTGTACGCTGTGGGTGGCGTCGAAGACCACCGGGTATCCCAGGGCCGCCATCACGGGGATGGATCGCATGTCCACCACCAGGTTGTTGTACCCGAAGGCAGTCCCCCGCTCGGTCAGAAGGATTTTACGGTTGCCGGTGCTTTCGACCTTCTTCACCACGTTCGCCATGTCCCAGGGAGCCAGAAACTGGGCTTTCTTAAGGTTCACTGGTTTTCCCGTTTCGCCGGCCGCCAGGACAAGGTCTGTCTGCCGGACAAGAAAGGCCGGGATCTGGATGATGTCCACCACCCGGGCCGCTTCTTTCGCTTCCCTCCGGGAATGAACGTCCGTAAGGACCGGTACGCCGACTTCCCGCCGCACACGCTCCAACATCGCCAGGCCGCGCTCCAGCCCGGGGCCGCGAAAGGAATCGATGGCGGTTCGATTCGCCTTGTCGTAGGAACTCTTGAAGATGTAGGGAACCCCCAGCTCATCGCAAGTCCTTTTGAGAAAGGTCGCCACTTTGAGGGCCAGGGCTTCGCTTTCCAGCACGCAGGGCCCTCCGATCAGGAAAAGGCGGTCCTTCCCCACGGGATTTCCAAGAACTTCAAACGTCGACAACCGGCGGCTCCTCCATGGCCACGATCCAGCCTTCTCAGCATACCTTGGGCGGCGCCGGCGGGGGTCCCCCCAGCGCCCGTTCCAGGGACTGGCTCACAAACGCCTTGAAAAGCGGGTGCGGATCCATGGGCCTGGATTTGAATTCGGGGTGAAACTGGCAGCCCAGAAACCAAGGATGATCGGCCAGTTCGATGATTTCCACAAGGTTCTTGTCCGGGGACAGCCCCGTGAACCGCATGCCGTGCCGGCTCAGGACTTCCCGGTATTCGTTGTTGAACTCGTAACGGTGCCGGTGGCGTTCCGAAATCTCGTGCCGTCTGTAAGCCTGGAAGGCCAGGCTGCCTTCTTCCAGGATGCACGGATAGGCCCCCAGGCGCATGGTGCCGCCCAGATCCGAACCCTCGTCACGCCTCACCACCTGGTTGTTCTTGTAGTCGAACCATTCCCGCATCAGGTAGATGACCGGGTGAGGAGTGTGTTTGTCGATTTCCATGCTGTGGGCGGCTTCAAGGCCCGCCACGTGCCGGGCGAATTCCACAACCGCCATCTGCATGCCCAGGCAGATGCCGAAAAGGGGCATTCGATTTTCCCGGGCGAAACGGATGGCCTTGATCTTTCCTTCGATGCCGCGGGAACCGAAACCGCCGGGCACCAGGATGCCGTGGGCGTCCTTGAGCAGTGCTTCGCCTCCCAGTTTCTCCACTTCTTCGGAGTCCACGAAGGAGAGGTGAACCCGGGTGCTGTTGGCCGCTCCCGCGTGAGCCAGAGCCTCGTTGAGGCTCTTGTACGATTCCCTGAGGTCGATGTACTTGCCCACAATGGCGATGGTCACGTCGTAGGCGGGGTTTTTGATGCGCCGGACCAGCTCTTCCCAGTCCTGGAGGTGAGGGGCGCGGGTCCAGATGTTGAGAAGGCGCAGGATCTTTTCGTCCAGGCCTTCTTCATGGAAGAGAAGGGGTACTTCGTAGATGGAGTCCACATCCTTGGCGGTGATCACGGCATCGGGTTCCACGTTGCAGAAATGAGCGATCTTGGCTTTGATCTCCCTGGAAAGGGCCATTTCGGTGCGGCACAGTAAAATGTCCGGCTGAATGCCGATACCGCGCAGTTCCTTGACGCTGTGCTGGGTGGGTTTCGTCTTCAGTTCGCCGGCGACCTTGACGTAGGGTACCAGGGTCACGTGGACGTAGAGGACGTTTTCGCGCCCCACGTCATTTCGGAACTGGCGGATGGCTTCCAGAAAGGGCAGGCTTTCGATGTCGCCGACGGTCCCGCCGATTTCCACGATCACCAGGTCCACGCCGTTGACCACCCCGCGGATGCATGCCTTGATTTCGTCGGTGA
This is a stretch of genomic DNA from Desulfoglaeba alkanexedens ALDC. It encodes these proteins:
- the kdsA gene encoding 3-deoxy-8-phosphooctulonate synthase, which encodes MSTFEVLGNPVGKDRLFLIGGPCVLESEALALKVATFLKRTCDELGVPYIFKSSYDKANRTAIDSFRGPGLERGLAMLERVRREVGVPVLTDVHSRREAKEAARVVDIIQIPAFLVRQTDLVLAAGETGKPVNLKKAQFLAPWDMANVVKKVESTGNRKILLTERGTAFGYNNLVVDMRSIPVMAALGYPVVFDATHSVQLPGGLGRSSGGQRDFVRPLACAAVAAGADGVFFEVHEDPDRALCDGPNSLSLPDAGELLAVLVELYRTARRRCVRGESAAFADP
- a CDS encoding CTP synthase; its protein translation is MRPSKFIFITGGVLSSLGKGLAAASIGALMESRGLRVTIQKLDPYINVDPGTMNPFQHGEVYVTDDGTETDLDLGHYERFTHAKMTKKNNYTSGSIYYSVITKERRGDYLGGTVQVIPHVTDEIKACIRGVVNGVDLVIVEIGGTVGDIESLPFLEAIRQFRNDVGRENVLYVHVTLVPYVKVAGELKTKPTQHSVKELRGIGIQPDILLCRTEMALSREIKAKIAHFCNVEPDAVITAKDVDSIYEVPLLFHEEGLDEKILRLLNIWTRAPHLQDWEELVRRIKNPAYDVTIAIVGKYIDLRESYKSLNEALAHAGAANSTRVHLSFVDSEEVEKLGGEALLKDAHGILVPGGFGSRGIEGKIKAIRFARENRMPLFGICLGMQMAVVEFARHVAGLEAAHSMEIDKHTPHPVIYLMREWFDYKNNQVVRRDEGSDLGGTMRLGAYPCILEEGSLAFQAYRRHEISERHRHRYEFNNEYREVLSRHGMRFTGLSPDKNLVEIIELADHPWFLGCQFHPEFKSRPMDPHPLFKAFVSQSLERALGGPPPAPPKVC
- the lptA gene encoding lipopolysaccharide transport periplasmic protein LptA, whose translation is MKRHSRIFTWAAAIAAGLLWTAVVQTGSVNPAAAAETPKGPEVKALAGGSPLHVASDRMVVDQRSNTIRFEGHVVVKQDDLVITGKRLTVYAKEGADLAENQMMEEVERIEVEGEVTITREDKVARAEKAVFFQKEQKIMLSGNPRLMQGKNTVQGRLITLYLEEERSVVEGTSDQPVQAVLHPKRSED
- the lptC gene encoding LPS export ABC transporter periplasmic protein LptC — translated: MGIRGRLFHGLTAVAALVLVGALVFGFWKGESRRSNRAAIVQDDVSDSEMKLTDMEYTEVREGRRLWKLKASEARYDSESQKTLLSNVHLILYTKEGEPIVLESREGRLHAGTKDIDLWGDVRARLARGDRSYELVTESAHYRHGDGVIHSEAFTRITGPDMELEGNRWTYFLAAEQAVMEGSVQAVFTGVSFRRP
- a CDS encoding KdsC family phosphatase: MPAAEPRTSAVPDETVRRKAIAVRLMIFDVDGVLTDGRIIYHDDGSELKAYDVQDGHGIKLLLRAGLEVAFMSGRYCGAVARRAEGLGIRRVFQNIQHKAGAYAEIKEELGLRDAQVGYMGDDLIDIPVMRRVGFAVTVPNASPHVRPYAHYITRAAGGRGACREVCELLLHSQGLWESVTRRYFHDDFPSEV